Proteins co-encoded in one Brassica oleracea var. oleracea cultivar TO1000 chromosome C4, BOL, whole genome shotgun sequence genomic window:
- the LOC106341159 gene encoding extensin-1-like, which yields MPLCIYSEGDMEIYGSPDVVVRRCAPAKSPSLYRTLTPSPPPSPPLSPPPSPATISTPPFHEFPPGSVEYYTGRLMEFVPAQDLSPTRTLPAGLWNPQPGLYTPPVGLWTPPPYSSTSALDTSTSSSSSTTK from the exons ATGCCCCTTTGCATCTACTCAGAAG GTGACATGGAGATCTATGGATCTCCCGATGTTGTTGTCCGCAGGTGTGCACCGGCTAAATCCCCATCCTTATACCGGACTCTTACACCCTCACCACCTCCATCCCCACCGCTCTCTCCCCCACCTTCTCCAGCGACAATTTCAACTCCCCCTTTCCACGAGTTTCCCCCTGGTTCAGTTGAGTATTATACTGGTCGCTTGATGGAGTTTGTCCCAGCTCAAGATCTCAGCCCAACCAGGACTCTTCCAGCAGGGCTCTGGAATCCTCAACCAGGTCTCTATACTCCTCCTGTTGGTCTCTGGACTCCTCCACCATACTCCTCCACCAGTGCTCTTGACACCTCCACATCGTCCTCCTCAAGCACAACAAAGTGA